A single genomic interval of Helianthus annuus cultivar XRQ/B chromosome 13, HanXRQr2.0-SUNRISE, whole genome shotgun sequence harbors:
- the LOC110897603 gene encoding branched-chain-amino-acid aminotransferase 2, chloroplastic, which produces MMIRQSPLFLGLIQTSLSKVSARCLTAEAAYALREDEAMPRHEEYANIDWNNLGFSPRRTDYMYKSTCASNNTFDQGQLIDYGNVELSPAAGVLNYGQGLFEGTKAVRGEDGRILLFRPDQNAIRMQIGAERMCMQSPSVKQFVDAVKQTAIANKRWIPPPGKGSLYIRPLLIGTGPILGLSPAHEYTFLVYASPVGNYFKEGTASLNLYVNNDFHRTTRGGAGGVKSITNYAPVLKPLLRAKEQGFSDVVFLDSVHKKYIEEVSSCNIFLVKGDVISTPSTVGTILEGITRKSIIDIAHDLGYKVEERLVTVDELMEADEVFTTGTAVTVANVGSITYNGQRVEYKTSDCGLVSQKLFKRLVGIQSGKIEDKYNWVVAIH; this is translated from the exons ATGATGATCCGACAGAGCCCCTTATTTCTTGGTTTGATTCAGACTTCATTATCAAAG GTATCTGCAAGATGCTTGACGGCAGAGGCTGCGTATGCGCTTCGGGAAGACGAAGCTATGCCCAG GCACGAGGAATACGCTAATATTGACTGGAACAACTTGGGTTTTAGTCCACGACGAACTGATTACATGTACAAGTCTACATGTGCATCGAACAACACTTTTGACCAAGGCCAGTTAATTGATTATGGTAACGTCGAATTAAGCCCGGCAGCAGGAGTTCTAAACTATGGCCAG GGACTCTTTGAAGGTACAAAAGCTGTGAGGGGAGAAGATGGTCGGATTTTGTTGTTTCGACCGGATCAAAATGCAATCCGAATGCAAATTGGAGCTGAGAGAATGTGCATGCAATCCCCATCTGTAAAGCAGTTTGTAGATGCAGTAAAACAAACAGCTATCGCCAACAAACGTTGG ATTCCACCACCAGGAAAAGGGTCACTTTACATCAGGCCTTTGCTCATTGGAACCGGACCTATATTGGGCTTATCTCCTGCTCATGAGTACACATTTTTAGTATATGCTTCTCCTGTTGGCAATTATTTCAAG GAAGGTACCGCATCGTTGAACTTATACGTTAACAATGATTTTCATCGCACAACTCGTGGTGGGGCGGGAGGTGTCAAGAGCATTACAAATTATGCCCCG GTATTGAAACCGTTATTAAGAGCAAAGGAACAAGGGTTCTCGGATGTTGTGTTCCTTGATTCAGTCCATAAAAAGTACATCGAGGAAGTTAGTTCTTGTAATATTTTCCTTGTTAAG GGTGATGTTATCTCAACGCCTTCAACGGTAGGTACTATTCTTGAAGGAATCACTAGAAAGAGCATCATTGATATTGCACACGACTTAGGATACAAG GTTGAGGAACGTTTAGTCACAGTAGATGAATTAATGGAAGCCGACGAAGTTTTCACTACTGGAACCGCAGTCACTGTTGCAAATGTTGGTAGCATAACATACAATGGTCAAAG AGTGGAATATAAAACAAGTGATTGTGGGTTGGTGAGTCAGAAGTTATTCAAAAGGCTAGTAGGAATTCAAAGTGGGAAGATTGAAGACAAATACAACTGGGTTGTTGCTATACATTGA